A genomic segment from Polyangium mundeleinium encodes:
- a CDS encoding TolC family protein — protein sequence MWRGRAESSPSVAALACVCFFAAGCIPSLEGNEPREPSKAIPASFGRSSSSTQDASSQPARSTQTVWRTFFDDAELRALIEMALAKNQELNIQLQEIIIARNEVSARQGDYLPKVGVGAGVGVERMGKNTSQGISDESHGLPQNLGDFTFGFWGSWEIDVWGKLRDATKSADLRYLATIEGRNFMVTQIVAEIASSYFELVAIDNQLDVLKRNVEILGDALEIIKLEKQAARVTELAVQRFQAEVLKNKSRLYGLEQEKVQIENKINFLVGRYPQAVSRNDQKLKDPLPKVTSGLPSELLKNRPDIRQAELELQATKLDVQVAKAEFYPSLSIDAAVGYRSFNVKHLLVTPDSLIYNLAGNLTAPLLNRKAIEAQYRSVNARQLQAVFNYERTLLQAFTDVANQLSLVENLQKAYELQSQQVEALTRSSETSTVLFQSARADYVEVLLTRRDSLDAEMELIETRKRQWLAVVHLYQALGGGWRSGA from the coding sequence ATGTGGAGGGGTAGGGCAGAGTCGTCACCGTCGGTCGCCGCGCTGGCGTGTGTCTGCTTCTTCGCGGCGGGCTGCATCCCTTCTCTGGAAGGAAACGAGCCCAGGGAGCCGAGCAAGGCGATTCCGGCGAGCTTTGGGCGTTCGAGCAGCAGCACCCAGGACGCGTCGTCGCAGCCCGCGAGATCGACGCAGACGGTGTGGCGTACCTTCTTCGACGACGCCGAGCTCAGGGCGCTCATCGAAATGGCGCTCGCGAAAAACCAGGAGCTGAACATCCAGCTTCAAGAGATCATCATCGCCCGCAATGAAGTGTCGGCGCGGCAAGGTGATTACCTCCCGAAGGTCGGCGTCGGGGCTGGGGTTGGCGTCGAGAGGATGGGAAAGAACACGAGCCAGGGCATCAGCGATGAAAGCCATGGGCTGCCGCAGAACCTGGGGGACTTCACGTTCGGATTCTGGGGCTCGTGGGAGATCGACGTATGGGGGAAGCTGCGGGACGCCACGAAGTCGGCCGACCTCCGCTACCTCGCGACCATCGAAGGCCGGAATTTCATGGTGACGCAGATCGTCGCCGAAATCGCCAGCTCTTATTTCGAGCTGGTCGCCATCGACAACCAGCTCGACGTCCTGAAACGGAACGTCGAGATCCTCGGGGACGCGCTCGAGATCATCAAGCTCGAGAAGCAGGCGGCCCGGGTGACGGAGCTCGCGGTTCAGAGGTTCCAAGCGGAGGTGTTGAAGAACAAGAGCCGCCTCTACGGCCTCGAACAGGAGAAAGTTCAGATCGAGAACAAGATCAACTTCCTGGTCGGTCGCTACCCGCAGGCCGTGAGCCGAAACGATCAGAAGCTCAAGGACCCTCTGCCGAAGGTGACGTCGGGGCTCCCTTCCGAGCTCTTGAAGAATCGCCCGGACATCCGGCAAGCCGAGCTGGAGCTTCAGGCCACGAAGCTGGACGTGCAGGTGGCGAAGGCGGAGTTTTACCCTTCGCTCAGCATCGACGCAGCGGTCGGTTACAGGTCGTTCAACGTCAAGCACCTCCTCGTGACGCCGGACTCGCTCATCTACAACCTGGCGGGGAATCTCACGGCGCCGCTCTTGAACCGGAAAGCGATCGAGGCCCAGTATCGCTCGGTGAACGCCCGGCAGCTTCAGGCGGTGTTCAACTACGAGAGGACGCTGCTGCAAGCGTTCACCGACGTCGCGAATCAACTTTCGCTGGTCGAGAACCTTCAAAAAGCCTATGAGCTCCAGTCGCAGCAGGTGGAGGCGCTCACCCGGTCGAGTGAAACGTCCACGGTCCTCTTTCAATCTGCGCGAGCGGACTATGTGGAGGTTCTGCTGACCCGGCGGGATTCGCTGGACGCGGAAATGGAGCTGATCGAGACGAGGAAGCGGCAATGGCTGGCCGTGGTCCATCTCTACCAAGCGCTCGGGGGTGGGTGGCGCTCCGGCGCCTAG